The proteins below come from a single uncultured Carboxylicivirga sp. genomic window:
- a CDS encoding S8 family serine peptidase: protein MGRLFTIIFLLFFFAGLYGQSKGYFVQFTDKNNSTYRIDRPEEFLSQRAIDRRAKQNIEITEEDLPVSKTYISNLQNLGIDVRFTTKWLNGAIVFSDDDELMNGLTNLDYISYVEMTTNTYNHVSSIVKFKEGYGMMKSQNSEVYGKAWEQIGTVNGQQLHERGYRGEGIHIAVIDAGFDSADRMPTLDHLWQNEQILGYKDFVDPNSNIFTTDSHGMKVLSIMGGKIDNTYIGTAPGASYWLLRTEDAASETPVEPDYWVCAAEFADSVGVDVINSSLGYYEFDPPFTSYTYANLDGTSRASKAAEIAASKGMIVVVSAGNEGGDDWHYIGVPADANNILSVAAMQTDSTRAYFSSYGPSYDQRVKPEIAALGYPAAVQSLGGGIEFGAGTSYSSPVIAGLVACLWQAFPSFTASKIVDLIITNADNYANPDDSFGYGIPDFNASFITKVTTIPKDVINWSLSPNPFTNYLLIKPDFADARINIVTISLYNLAGNCIFSEKSNVSEMIKLEGFYSIPKGLYILTIDSDFGKQYYKVLKN, encoded by the coding sequence ATGGGAAGGTTATTCACGATTATATTTTTGCTATTCTTTTTTGCTGGGCTCTACGGGCAAAGCAAAGGATATTTTGTGCAATTCACCGATAAAAATAATTCTACTTATCGAATTGATCGACCTGAAGAGTTTTTAAGTCAGCGTGCTATTGATCGACGAGCAAAGCAAAATATTGAGATAACAGAAGAAGATCTTCCTGTTTCAAAAACATATATTTCGAATCTTCAAAATTTAGGTATCGATGTTCGTTTTACCACTAAATGGTTAAATGGAGCTATTGTTTTTTCTGATGACGATGAACTAATGAATGGCCTTACCAATCTGGATTATATATCCTATGTTGAAATGACAACTAATACCTACAACCATGTAAGCTCAATAGTTAAGTTTAAAGAGGGCTATGGCATGATGAAATCTCAAAATTCGGAAGTATATGGCAAGGCGTGGGAGCAAATTGGTACGGTTAATGGACAGCAGCTGCACGAAAGAGGCTACCGCGGGGAAGGAATACACATTGCTGTTATTGATGCCGGTTTTGATTCTGCAGATCGAATGCCAACTTTAGACCACTTGTGGCAGAACGAACAAATACTGGGTTATAAGGATTTTGTAGATCCAAATTCAAATATTTTTACTACCGATTCCCATGGAATGAAGGTGCTATCAATCATGGGGGGAAAGATTGATAACACATATATAGGTACTGCTCCTGGAGCTTCGTATTGGCTATTGCGTACCGAAGATGCTGCCAGTGAAACCCCTGTTGAACCGGATTACTGGGTTTGTGCAGCCGAATTTGCAGATAGCGTTGGTGTTGATGTTATTAATAGTTCTTTAGGTTATTATGAATTTGATCCTCCTTTTACATCTTATACCTACGCAAATTTGGATGGAACATCACGAGCTTCAAAAGCGGCAGAGATTGCAGCTTCAAAAGGAATGATTGTAGTAGTTAGTGCCGGTAATGAAGGAGGAGACGATTGGCATTATATAGGTGTGCCAGCCGATGCTAACAATATTCTGTCGGTTGCAGCAATGCAGACAGATAGCACGCGAGCTTACTTCTCTTCATATGGGCCAAGTTATGATCAAAGAGTGAAGCCTGAAATAGCTGCATTAGGATATCCTGCCGCAGTTCAGAGTTTAGGAGGAGGTATCGAGTTTGGTGCCGGAACATCATATTCATCACCGGTAATTGCTGGTTTAGTGGCATGCCTATGGCAGGCTTTTCCAAGCTTTACAGCATCTAAAATCGTAGATTTGATAATAACGAATGCAGATAATTATGCAAATCCGGATGATTCGTTTGGATATGGAATACCCGATTTTAATGCATCGTTTATAACGAAAGTAACAACCATTCCCAAAGATGTTATTAACTGGTCGCTTAGTCCTAATCCGTTTACAAATTATTTGCTGATTAAACCCGATTTTGCTGATGCTCGCATAAATATTGTTACTATTTCTTTATACAATTTAGCGGGGAACTGCATCTTTTCAGAGAAAAGTAATGTGTCGGAAATGATTAAGCTAGAAGGTTTTTATTCTATCCCCAAAGGATTGTATATCTTAACCATTGATTCTGATTTTGGAAAACAATATTATAAAGTATTGAAAAATTAG
- the xseA gene encoding exodeoxyribonuclease VII large subunit, with product MPDSISLSDLNKRIKEVINVSLPETIWVVAEISEIRTVRSGHCYLELIEKDEESGTVTARARATIWAFTYRMLKPYFETTTKQELTNGLKVLVRVSVEFQEIYGFSLNVKDIDPSYTLGDIARKRLEVIRQLEDEGVMDMNKEASLALVPQKLAVISSPTAAGYEDFINQLENNPWGYKIYHKLFQATMQGNDAEQSIVQALERIYEYEDFFDAVIIIRGGGSTADLMCFDGYWLAVNIAQFPLPVLTGIGHERDESVADLVAYTRLKTPTAVAEFIIDRIGDFDAELNGLKEQFTDEIINRIRHQKHRLDIAVSTLKPVVSKVIMKNRRRPQEAVQRLSFVIRSYFDNQQLYFSHVKESTFYLVKKQLAAGMKQCQFNQTQLRMEVVSYLKNKNQKLLLVEKTVKLSDPANVLDRGYSITYQQGKPIKSAQNLKEGDTLETILQKGTIISKIEKILK from the coding sequence ATGCCCGATTCTATTTCTCTATCCGATTTAAATAAACGAATAAAAGAAGTTATCAACGTTTCATTACCAGAGACCATCTGGGTGGTTGCCGAAATAAGTGAAATAAGAACGGTAAGAAGTGGGCACTGTTATCTAGAGCTAATTGAGAAAGATGAGGAAAGTGGTACTGTAACAGCTAGGGCAAGAGCAACCATATGGGCATTTACCTATCGAATGTTAAAACCCTATTTCGAAACTACTACAAAACAAGAACTAACAAATGGATTAAAAGTATTAGTTAGGGTAAGTGTAGAGTTTCAGGAGATTTATGGTTTTAGTCTGAATGTAAAAGATATTGATCCATCCTACACTCTGGGTGATATTGCCCGTAAAAGGCTTGAAGTAATACGCCAATTGGAAGATGAAGGTGTGATGGACATGAATAAAGAAGCTTCATTAGCCTTGGTTCCTCAAAAGTTGGCCGTTATTTCTTCACCAACTGCAGCCGGATATGAGGATTTTATCAACCAATTGGAAAATAACCCCTGGGGATATAAAATATACCACAAACTATTTCAGGCTACGATGCAGGGCAATGATGCAGAACAATCGATTGTTCAGGCTCTGGAAAGAATTTATGAATACGAAGATTTTTTTGATGCCGTTATAATAATTAGAGGAGGAGGATCAACGGCCGATTTAATGTGTTTCGATGGATATTGGCTTGCAGTTAATATAGCACAGTTTCCACTGCCTGTTTTAACAGGAATAGGTCACGAAAGAGATGAGTCGGTGGCTGATTTAGTTGCTTATACTCGATTAAAAACTCCGACAGCAGTTGCTGAATTTATCATTGATCGAATAGGTGATTTTGATGCAGAATTAAATGGGCTGAAGGAACAGTTCACTGATGAAATAATCAATCGAATACGGCATCAGAAACATCGTTTAGATATAGCTGTAAGTACATTAAAACCTGTGGTAAGTAAGGTGATAATGAAAAATAGAAGGCGTCCGCAAGAAGCTGTACAACGATTAAGTTTTGTAATTCGATCTTACTTCGATAATCAGCAATTGTATTTTAGTCATGTAAAAGAATCAACCTTTTATTTGGTGAAAAAACAATTGGCAGCAGGTATGAAACAATGTCAGTTTAATCAAACACAGCTACGAATGGAAGTTGTTTCGTACCTCAAAAATAAGAATCAGAAACTCTTATTAGTTGAAAAAACAGTTAAACTGTCGGATCCTGCAAATGTGTTGGATAGAGGTTATTCTATAACTTATCAACAAGGGAAGCCTATTAAATCAGCTCAGAATTTAAAAGAGGGAGATACCCTTGAAACAATACTTCAGAAAGGCACTATTATCAGTAAAATCGAAAAAATATTAAAGTAA
- a CDS encoding tetratricopeptide repeat-containing sensor histidine kinase has product MFTNQLRCLIISLIVLLNSGVYAQQRKESELIDSIERSYDSKEYRTSLSKLDDSDHVLKVCSSILKSVNSNQDRFSLYLETGIRLYDINDQQNAEDYLNKAKSYTIYIKSDEQLSRLYNYIGWLASDNKSYTEAIGYFKIASQHYSKADLYVEQGNAYNSIGAMYWYQRNYALALNYFNQVYELGRKNDDIELILKGLTNKGVVLNQLAQYNEALDCFEKALELNQIVGDEIGRASIFNNLGNIHYGLNQYSSAIRYYNSAMELYTKLDNLSGISSCYNNLGEVYLKQGNVSEALKSYKTSLNYIDEDKDSSAIAVAYVNIGRAHQSNKSYAEAISYFERALKIMMTHEDVSLEAEAYLHLAQTGIASDNLAQAQKYLTNAISIAQKIGEKTILAECYKSFSKLAEKESNYKKALIYQRLYSVVNDSITDEQALINSARMEAVYNLLQKEETISKLEKDNISKDEDLERMKETRTLYLIISVALFGCIIFMILLFRLKRRTSSQLEQKNVELAQLNATKDKFFSIIAHDLKSPFSSLLGFAEMLCLHAESKNTKEVIEYSQVIHNSTKRLLGLVENLLQWSRTQLGTTEYKPMQLDVSIHTNNIVSLLRLNAEEKDILISPKVEKDLVAWADLNLFSTVLRNLISNAIKFSRIGSVIYVIAKKVDDIIQVSVVDSGVGIRHEDLQKLFQVDTAFTTKGTFNEKGTGIGLVLCKEFVEINKGQISVESELEKGSTFTFTLPTTKDE; this is encoded by the coding sequence ATGTTTACAAATCAATTGCGATGTCTGATTATCAGCTTGATAGTCTTGCTGAATTCGGGAGTGTATGCACAACAAAGGAAAGAATCGGAACTTATAGATTCAATTGAAAGAAGTTATGATTCGAAGGAGTATCGTACCTCTTTAAGTAAATTGGATGATAGTGATCACGTTTTGAAAGTTTGCTCATCGATATTAAAAAGTGTCAATTCCAATCAGGATAGGTTTTCATTATATCTCGAAACCGGTATTCGGCTATATGATATAAACGATCAGCAAAATGCTGAAGATTATCTGAACAAAGCTAAATCTTACACAATTTATATCAAGTCTGATGAACAGTTAAGTCGCTTATATAACTATATTGGATGGTTGGCATCTGATAATAAGTCATATACCGAGGCTATAGGTTATTTTAAAATAGCCTCGCAGCATTATAGCAAAGCTGACTTATATGTTGAACAAGGGAATGCATATAATAGTATAGGAGCCATGTATTGGTATCAACGGAATTATGCCCTGGCTTTAAATTATTTTAATCAGGTATATGAATTAGGCAGAAAAAACGACGATATTGAGTTGATTTTAAAGGGGCTCACTAATAAGGGAGTTGTGTTGAATCAGCTTGCACAATATAACGAAGCTTTGGATTGCTTTGAAAAGGCTTTAGAATTGAATCAGATTGTTGGAGACGAAATTGGTCGAGCTAGTATATTTAATAATTTGGGAAATATTCATTATGGATTAAATCAGTATTCATCAGCTATAAGGTATTATAACAGTGCTATGGAGTTATATACAAAACTTGATAATCTATCGGGAATTAGTAGTTGTTATAATAATTTGGGTGAGGTTTACCTAAAGCAGGGTAATGTATCCGAAGCATTAAAGAGTTATAAAACTTCGCTAAATTATATTGATGAAGATAAAGATAGTTCAGCAATTGCTGTAGCATATGTAAATATAGGAAGAGCACATCAAAGCAATAAGTCATATGCCGAAGCAATTTCTTATTTCGAAAGAGCACTTAAAATTATGATGACTCATGAAGATGTTTCTTTGGAGGCAGAAGCTTATCTTCATTTGGCACAGACAGGAATAGCGTCAGATAACTTGGCACAGGCACAAAAATATCTTACTAATGCGATTTCTATTGCACAAAAAATTGGAGAGAAAACCATTCTAGCGGAGTGTTATAAATCATTTAGTAAACTTGCAGAAAAGGAAAGTAATTACAAGAAAGCTTTAATTTATCAAAGACTCTACTCTGTAGTTAATGATTCTATTACCGATGAGCAGGCCTTGATAAATTCAGCCCGGATGGAGGCCGTTTATAATTTGCTTCAAAAGGAAGAAACAATATCGAAGCTGGAGAAAGATAATATCTCTAAGGATGAGGATTTGGAACGAATGAAAGAAACCCGAACTCTTTATCTAATTATAAGTGTTGCGTTGTTTGGGTGTATAATTTTCATGATTTTATTGTTCAGATTAAAACGTAGAACATCAAGCCAGCTTGAGCAAAAAAATGTAGAATTAGCACAACTAAATGCAACAAAGGATAAGTTCTTTTCCATTATAGCTCATGATTTAAAAAGTCCTTTTAGTTCGTTGTTAGGTTTTGCCGAAATGCTTTGTCTTCATGCCGAAAGTAAAAATACAAAGGAAGTAATAGAGTATTCACAAGTTATTCATAATTCTACTAAACGATTATTAGGATTAGTTGAAAACTTATTGCAGTGGTCGAGAACACAGCTTGGTACTACCGAGTATAAGCCAATGCAACTAGATGTGTCGATTCATACTAACAACATTGTATCTTTATTACGCTTGAATGCCGAAGAAAAAGACATTCTTATCAGTCCTAAGGTTGAAAAAGATTTGGTAGCCTGGGCTGATTTAAACCTTTTTAGTACTGTGTTGCGTAATTTAATTAGCAATGCGATTAAATTTTCGAGGATTGGAAGTGTAATATATGTTATTGCAAAAAAAGTAGATGACATTATTCAGGTTTCGGTGGTGGATTCTGGAGTTGGAATACGACACGAAGATCTTCAAAAATTATTTCAGGTCGATACTGCTTTTACCACTAAAGGAACATTTAATGAAAAAGGAACAGGTATTGGTTTGGTTTTGTGTAAGGAATTTGTGGAGATAAATAAAGGACAAATAAGTGTAGAGAGTGAATTGGAAAAAGGTAGTACTTTTACATTTACATTACCAACTACTAAAGATGAATAA
- the xseB gene encoding exodeoxyribonuclease VII small subunit codes for MTKKKLSYSEAMGEIEEILQQIENEELDVDDLSDKVKRVSALIKTCKDKLHKTEEEVETILKEMDE; via the coding sequence ATGACTAAGAAGAAATTGAGCTATTCAGAAGCAATGGGTGAGATTGAGGAGATTCTTCAACAAATTGAAAATGAAGAGTTAGATGTGGATGATTTATCAGATAAAGTGAAGCGTGTAAGTGCTTTAATAAAAACCTGTAAAGATAAACTTCATAAAACAGAAGAAGAGGTAGAAACAATTCTTAAAGAAATGGATGAATAA